A genomic window from Glycine soja cultivar W05 chromosome 10, ASM419377v2, whole genome shotgun sequence includes:
- the LOC114372473 gene encoding 40S ribosomal protein S17-like, with the protein MGRVRTKTVKKSSRQVIERYYSRMTLDFHTNKKVLEEVAIIPSKRLRNKIAGFSTHLMKRIQKGPVRGISLKLQEEERERRMDFVPDVSAIRTDQIEVDKETLDMLAALGMSEVPGVVQVDPVAVQAPLGFGRGAGRRY; encoded by the coding sequence ATGGGGCGTGTTCGCACAAAGACAGTGAAGAAGTCCTCGCGGCAAGTGATCGAGAGGTACTACTCTCGCATGACGCTGGACTTCCACACGAACAAGAAGGTTCTGGAAGAGGTGGCcatcattccctccaagagGCTCCGCAACAAGATCGCGGGATTCTCCACCCACCTCATGAAGCGGATCCAGAAGGGTCCCGTACGTGGAATCTCCCTCAAGCTGCAGGAGGAGGAGCGCGAGCGCCGCATGGACTTCGTCCCCGATGTCTCCGCCATCAGAACCGACCAGATCGAGGTCGACAAGGAGACGCTCGACATGCTCGCCGCCCTCGGAATGTCCGAGGTTCCCGGGGTTGTTCAGGTGGATCCTGTTGCTGTCCAGGCACCGCTCGGCTTCGGCCGCGGCGCCGGAAGGAGGTACTAG
- the LOC114371307 gene encoding GDSL esterase/lipase At5g45910-like translates to MNIFIIFSITFACGVFGNVNSNVNPLPYEAIFNFGDSISDTGNAAAYHHVPKDGKSPYGSTYFKHPSGRLSNGRLIIDFITEAYGLPMLPAYLDLTKGQNIRHGVNFAFAGAGALDMNYFIKNRLKAPATNNSLSVQLDWFKKLKPSLCKNKKECNNYFKKSLFIVGEIGGNDINALISYNNISKLREIVPPMIEEITKATIALIEEGAVEVVVPGNFPIGCNSGVLTVVNSGNKDDYDQFGCLAAYNVFIKYYNWRLNQAIEALRQQKNHVKIIYFDYYGDARRLFQAPQKYGFSSSKNETFRACCGTGEPYNVDEHAPCGSLTSTICSDPSKHINWDGAHFTEEAYKLIAKGLVEGPFASSSLKSPLFKIV, encoded by the exons ATGAACATCTTCATTATCTTTAGTATCACCTTCGCATGTGGTGTTTTTGGAAATGTTAATTCAAATGTCAATCCTCTCCCATATGAagctattttcaattttggtgACTCTATAAGTGATACAGGAAATGCTGCTGCCTATCACCATGTTCCCAAGGATGGTAAAAGCCCTTACGGCTCAACATACTTCAAACATCCATCGGGACGTTTGTCAAATGGACGATTGATCATAGATTTTATAA ctGAGGCATATGGGTTGCCAATGTTGCCCGCCTATCTAGATCTCACCAAAGGTCAAAACATTAGGCATGGAGTAAATTTTGCATTTGCTGGTGCTGGTGCACTTGATATGaactatttcataaaaaatagacTTAAGGCACCAGCAACGAATAATTCATTAAGTGTTCAACTTGATTGGTTTAAGAAGCTCAAACCTTCCCtgtgcaaaaataaaaaag AGTGCAATAACTACTTCAAAAAATCATTGTTTATAGTAGGAGAAATTGGTGGAAATGATATTAATGCGCTTATCTCGTATAACAATATTTCTAAACTTCGTGAAATAGTTCCCCCAATGATTGAAGAAATTACCAAGGCCACCATT GCATTAATAGAAGAAGGAGCTGTAGAGGTAGTGGTGCCAGGAAACTTTCCAATTGGGTGTAATTCTGGTGTCTTGACAGTGGTGAATAGTGGCAACAAAGATGACTATGATCAATTTGGGTGCTTAGCAGCTTACAatgttttcattaaatattataattggcGGCTTAATCAAGCCATAGAGGCACTAAGACAACAAAAAAACCATGTtaagataatatattttgattattatggTGATGCCAGACGTTTATTTCAAGCACCACAAAAATATG GCTTTTCATCTAGTAAGAATGAGACTTTCAGAGCATGTTGTGGAACAGGCGAGCCTTACAATGTTGATGAACATGCACCTTGCGGAAGTTTGACTTCAACAATTTGCTCTGATCCTTCAAAACATATAAATTGGGATGGAGCTCACTTTACTGAAGAAGCTTATAAACTAATAGCAAAGGGGCTAGTTGAGGGTCCTTTTGCAAGCTCTTCTCTTAAATCTCCTCTTTTTAAGATAGTATAA
- the LOC114370549 gene encoding GDSL esterase/lipase At5g45910-like: MKIFIIFSITFACGVFGNVNSNVNPLPYEAIFNFGDSISDTGNAAAYHHVPKDGKSPYGSTYFKHPSGRLSNGRLIIDFITEAYGLPMLPAYLDLTKGQDIRHGVNFAFAGAGALDMNYFTKNRLKAPATNNSLSVQLDWFKKLKPSLCKNKKECNNYFKKSLFIVGEIGGNDINALISYNNISKLREIVPPMIEEITKATIALIEEGAVEVVVPGNFPIGCNSGVLTVVNSGNKDDYDQFGCLAAYNIFIKYYNWRLNQAIEALRQQKNHVKIIYFDYYGDARRLFQAPQKYGFSSSKNETFRACCGTGEPYNVNEHAPCGSLTSTICSDPSKHINWDGAHFTEEAYKLIAKGLVEGPFASPSLKSPLFKIV; this comes from the exons ATGAAGATCTTCATTATCTTTAGTATCACCTTCGCATGTGGTGTTTTTGGAAATGTTAATTCAAATGTCAATCCTCTCCCGTATGAagctattttcaattttggtgACTCTATAAGTGATACAGGAAATGCTGCTGCCTATCACCATGTTCCCAAGGATGGTAAAAGCCCTTACGGCTCAACATACTTCAAACATCCATCGGGACGTTTGTCAAATGGACGATTGATCATAGATTTTATAA ctGAGGCATATGGGTTGCCAATGTTGCCCGCCTATCTAGATCTCACCAAAGGTCAAGACATTAGGCATGGAGTAAATTTTGCATTTGCTGGTGCTGGTGCACTTGATATGAACTATTTCACAAAAAATAGACTCAAGGCACCAGCAACGAATAATTCATTAAGTGTTCAACTTGATTGGTTTAAGAAGCTCAAACCTTCCCtgtgcaaaaataaaaaag AGTGCAATAACTACTTCAAAAAATCATTGTTTATAGTAGGAGAAATTGGTGGAAATGATATTAATGCGCTTATCTCGTATAACAATATTTCTAAACTTCGTGAAATAGTTCCCCCAATGATTGAAGAAATTACCAAGGCCACCATT GCATTAATAGAAGAAGGAGCTGTAGAGGTAGTGGTGCCAGGAAACTTTCCAATTGGGTGTAATTCTGGTGTCTTGACAGTGGTGAATAGTGGCAACAAAGATGACTATGATCAATTTGGGTGCTTAGCAGCTtacaatattttcattaaatattataattggcGGCTTAATCAAGCCATAGAGGCACTAAGACAACAAAAAAACCATGTtaagataatatattttgattattatggTGATGCCAGACGTTTATTTCAAGCACCACAAAAATATG GCTTTTCATCTAGTAAGAATGAGACTTTCAGAGCATGTTGTGGAACAGGCGAGCCTTACAATGTTAATGAACATGCACCTTGCGGAAGTTTGACTTCAACAATTTGCTCTGATCCTTCAAAACATATAAATTGGGATGGAGCTCACTTTACTGAAGAAGCTTATAAACTAATAGCAAAGGGGCTAGTTGAGGGTCCTTTTGCAAGCCCTTCTCTTAAATCTCCTCTTTTTAAGATAGTATAA